The proteins below come from a single Bradyrhizobium manausense genomic window:
- the metA gene encoding homoserine O-succinyltransferase MetA, whose product MSVLIAKDQGIASPALVPAEGDLARDHRGAELTIGLINNMPDTALKATERQFMKLLQAAAGPRRIRFHCFSLPSVKRSQEAKWHVESEYSDLSDLKRQSFDGLIVTGAEPIAPELDHEPYWRDLTELIDWAKTNTRSTIWSCLAAHAAVLHLDRVERQRLPAKCHGIFDCQPVTNDPLTRDAPAPLKISHSRLNEVTERDLAQAGYQVLTKSAGAGVDVFVRQYASRFVFFQGHPEYDALSLQREYLRDIGRYLAREREIYPALPVSYFDAATEEKLARFEKRARHQRHPALTNDLPALTVRADIAAGTAAAALFRNWLQYLGAETDAPLLAR is encoded by the coding sequence ATGAGCGTCTTGATCGCCAAGGATCAAGGTATCGCAAGCCCCGCGCTGGTTCCGGCCGAGGGCGATCTCGCGCGCGATCATCGCGGTGCCGAGCTCACCATCGGGCTGATCAACAACATGCCGGATACAGCGCTGAAGGCGACTGAACGGCAGTTCATGAAGCTGCTACAGGCCGCCGCGGGGCCGCGCCGCATCCGTTTCCATTGCTTCTCTCTGCCGTCGGTGAAGCGCTCGCAGGAAGCGAAGTGGCATGTCGAGAGCGAATATTCCGATCTCTCCGATCTGAAGCGCCAGTCATTCGACGGGCTGATCGTGACTGGCGCCGAGCCGATCGCGCCCGAGCTTGACCATGAGCCGTACTGGCGCGACCTCACCGAGCTGATCGACTGGGCCAAGACCAATACCCGCTCGACGATCTGGTCATGCCTCGCCGCACATGCGGCGGTGCTGCATCTCGACCGTGTCGAACGGCAGCGCCTGCCCGCCAAATGCCATGGCATCTTCGATTGTCAGCCTGTGACCAATGACCCTTTGACGCGCGATGCGCCGGCACCACTCAAGATTTCTCATTCTCGCTTGAACGAAGTCACCGAACGCGATCTCGCGCAGGCCGGTTATCAGGTGTTGACCAAGTCGGCCGGCGCCGGTGTCGACGTCTTCGTCCGGCAATATGCCAGTCGCTTCGTGTTTTTCCAGGGCCATCCCGAATACGACGCGCTGTCGCTCCAGCGCGAGTATCTGCGCGACATCGGCCGCTACCTCGCGCGGGAGCGCGAGATCTATCCCGCGCTGCCGGTGAGCTATTTTGACGCAGCGACGGAGGAGAAGCTCGCTCGCTTCGAGAAGCGGGCGAGGCATCAGCGTCATCCGGCGTTGACCAACGATCTGCCTGCGCTCACCGTGCGCGCCGACATCGCCGCTGGTACCGCAGCAGCGGCGCTGTTTCGCAATTGGTTGCAATATCTCGGCGCGGAGACGGATGCTCCGCTACTGGCGCGTTGA